The following proteins are co-located in the Paenibacillus sp. JNUCC32 genome:
- a CDS encoding NAD(P)/FAD-dependent oxidoreductase — MSKHILILGGGYGGLLSALSAREHFGAAAKITLINRFPTHQIITELHRLAAGNIAEKAVALPLDKLLRGANVDLRIGNVKEIKPDERSVSLDDGGNFTYDALVIALGSETAFFGIPGLQENSFILKSVNDANRLRAHVESRIAEYSKTKNKADATIVVGGGGLTGVELVGEYADMRSELARKYGIDPQEITLYCVEAAPSILPGFPAELVDRATTSLQKRGVNFLTGLPITKMDGTTVELKDGSTIETSTLVWTGGVQGNSVVANCGIEVNRGRAVVNEFLQSASHPDVYVAGDSAVVMGPEGRPYPPTAQLAWQMGELIGYNIFAQLNGGAPASFNPVFSGTLGSLGRKDAIGTIGANKTQLKGLPATLMKEASNMRYLSHINGLFTLAY, encoded by the coding sequence ATGTCTAAACATATTTTAATTTTGGGCGGAGGCTATGGCGGCTTGCTTAGTGCGCTTTCTGCACGCGAGCATTTTGGTGCTGCCGCAAAAATCACGCTGATCAACCGTTTCCCAACCCATCAGATCATTACGGAATTGCACCGTCTGGCAGCAGGCAACATCGCAGAGAAGGCAGTAGCTTTGCCGCTCGACAAGCTTCTGCGCGGCGCGAACGTTGACCTGCGCATCGGCAACGTTAAGGAAATCAAGCCGGATGAGCGTTCGGTTTCCCTCGACGACGGCGGAAACTTTACCTATGATGCCCTGGTTATCGCACTGGGCAGCGAAACGGCATTCTTCGGCATTCCGGGACTGCAAGAGAACAGCTTTATTCTGAAGTCCGTGAACGATGCTAACCGTCTGCGTGCTCATGTGGAGTCCCGCATTGCGGAATACAGCAAAACCAAAAACAAAGCGGACGCTACCATCGTGGTTGGCGGCGGCGGCTTGACAGGCGTTGAGCTTGTTGGCGAATATGCCGATATGAGAAGCGAGCTGGCTCGCAAATACGGTATCGACCCACAAGAAATCACGCTTTATTGTGTTGAAGCAGCTCCTTCCATTCTGCCGGGCTTCCCTGCAGAACTGGTTGACCGTGCGACAACAAGCCTGCAAAAACGAGGCGTGAACTTCCTGACCGGATTGCCGATTACCAAAATGGACGGCACGACCGTTGAACTGAAAGACGGCAGCACGATTGAAACCAGCACCTTGGTATGGACTGGCGGCGTACAGGGCAACTCCGTTGTGGCTAACTGCGGCATCGAAGTCAACCGCGGACGTGCGGTTGTCAACGAATTCCTGCAATCCGCTTCCCATCCTGACGTATACGTTGCCGGCGACAGCGCGGTTGTTATGGGACCGGAAGGCCGTCCATACCCGCCAACGGCACAGCTGGCATGGCAAATGGGCGAGCTGATCGGCTACAACATCTTCGCTCAATTGAACGGCGGCGCACCAGCTTCCTTCAACCCGGTATTCTCCGGTACGCTCGGCAGCTTGGGACGTAAAGACGCCATCGGCACCATCGGCGCCAACAAAACCCAATTGAAAGGTCTGCCTGCAACCTTGATGAAGGAAGCAAGTAACATGCGTTACCTGTCCCACATCAACGGTTTGTTCACGCTGGCTTACTAA
- a CDS encoding DUF1641 domain-containing protein — protein sequence MTETSSPQPSETPENVVGNQEAAASSRPDVLLEQLLKPEVQESLTTLVDNLPKLTEMLTVMTKAYDFGKSVATDPVLAEDTMASLSGFAKPITTTAKSVASAAIEAGDRVHAQGDQAQIGVFGLMKMLKDPQVQKGLRYAQAFLDVLNERDQQNKR from the coding sequence ATGACAGAAACATCTTCTCCACAGCCGTCCGAAACTCCGGAAAATGTTGTAGGAAACCAAGAAGCTGCGGCGTCCAGCCGTCCTGATGTGCTGCTCGAACAACTGCTCAAGCCCGAGGTTCAGGAATCCCTCACAACTCTCGTGGACAATCTTCCAAAACTTACGGAAATGCTGACCGTCATGACTAAGGCGTATGACTTCGGTAAATCCGTAGCTACGGATCCCGTGCTAGCGGAAGACACCATGGCTTCCCTGAGCGGATTCGCGAAGCCGATCACGACAACAGCAAAAAGCGTTGCATCTGCAGCCATCGAAGCCGGAGACCGCGTACACGCTCAAGGCGACCAAGCTCAGATCGGCGTATTTGGTCTGATGAAAATGCTGAAAGATCCTCAGGTTCAAAAGGGTCTTCGCTATGCTCAGGCTTTTTTGGACGTTCTTAACGAGCGCGACCAACAAAACAAGCGTTAA
- a CDS encoding polysaccharide deacetylase: MKNMVRVTSIAVFFGVVAVLIMIGMGLEVQAPMADYAEQAPLAAAPLTTVPEQNVQAKTREASKPVVTTAIKKPSAVNAAPVQYKKKPSDKTVYLTFDDGPSDLTLDVLDILKREGIKGTFFVLGKEAETRPEIINRIYEEGHVIGNHTYDHRYDELYGHFQDFWGQIKKTEEIIRLITGERPQLVRAPGGTAGHFDEAYFQYMKQGGYHVFDWNVDSGDSRYRGVPAKDIVKGATTKVNGKEAIVLLHDGKGHGESVKALPDIISYYKKQGYAFDVLSPETEPVQFRAQQTARKASQPSQQWVREHVAVNAALFGTGRTLAVEFGGLETAFAAGEYKLVDGRLMVPLRALVERLGGSVSWKSHNKTVQVTLAGNRWEADPVGGLLFPMQTGGKPVSSDVHLIGGTAWIPLREALDFSGRPVTRVTYEEGEYRVLTL, translated from the coding sequence ATGAAAAATATGGTGCGGGTTACATCGATAGCGGTATTCTTCGGCGTTGTGGCAGTGCTGATCATGATCGGCATGGGACTTGAGGTTCAGGCGCCGATGGCAGACTATGCGGAGCAGGCCCCTTTAGCAGCGGCACCCCTGACAACAGTGCCAGAGCAGAATGTTCAAGCAAAGACCCGGGAGGCAAGCAAGCCGGTCGTCACCACTGCAATCAAGAAACCATCGGCTGTGAACGCCGCACCTGTTCAATATAAGAAGAAGCCAAGCGACAAAACGGTATACCTGACATTTGATGACGGACCATCGGATTTAACGCTCGACGTGCTGGATATTTTGAAGCGGGAAGGAATCAAAGGCACGTTTTTTGTACTGGGCAAGGAGGCGGAGACCCGTCCCGAAATTATCAACCGCATCTATGAGGAAGGCCATGTGATCGGGAATCATACATATGATCATCGTTATGACGAGCTCTACGGGCATTTTCAGGATTTCTGGGGACAGATTAAGAAAACCGAGGAAATCATCCGTTTGATTACAGGGGAACGGCCGCAGCTGGTCAGAGCTCCCGGGGGGACGGCCGGACATTTCGACGAAGCTTATTTTCAATACATGAAGCAGGGGGGATATCATGTATTCGATTGGAATGTCGACAGCGGCGATTCCAGGTATAGGGGCGTCCCGGCTAAAGACATCGTAAAGGGGGCGACCACGAAAGTGAACGGCAAGGAGGCGATCGTGCTTCTCCATGACGGTAAAGGCCATGGCGAAAGCGTCAAGGCTCTGCCTGACATTATTTCTTATTATAAAAAGCAGGGCTATGCCTTTGACGTGCTGTCTCCGGAAACCGAGCCCGTTCAATTTCGTGCTCAGCAGACCGCCCGCAAGGCTTCACAGCCTTCACAGCAGTGGGTTCGCGAGCACGTCGCCGTCAACGCCGCCTTATTCGGGACCGGGCGAACGCTGGCCGTGGAATTCGGAGGGCTTGAAACCGCGTTTGCGGCAGGCGAATACAAGCTGGTCGACGGCCGGCTGATGGTTCCGCTGCGCGCTTTGGTGGAGCGGCTTGGCGGAAGCGTATCCTGGAAGTCTCACAACAAGACCGTGCAGGTGACGCTGGCAGGGAATCGCTGGGAAGCCGATCCGGTGGGAGGCTTGCTGTTCCCCATGCAAACCGGCGGCAAACCGGTGTCCTCCGATGTTCATTTAATCGGCGGCACCGCTTGGATTCCGCTTCGGGAAGCGCTTGACTTTTCCGGCCGACCTGTTACAAGAGTGACATATGAAGAAGGCGAGTATCGCGTTCTAACTTTGTAG
- a CDS encoding sensor histidine kinase, with the protein MRGYRRLHSIVIQLFLFFFIGTTLPVLIMGFLSYHKSASIVEEQVSKVASLTITQVSDKLNMFFKKLDDSSMMVLNSKVVHGILEDQDISKYDLTLKVKEGKDLLTSIMINSPEILDVYVFDVQRNNSVLSADSLMSIPDQWDSPWYRAILEANGQAVWFGLSDTSYLKQTGMGFPVFGLGRAIRSWDTGEIVGVMFIEIMGDVLIDELNHVQFGDTGYMYVANDENRYFYHPDPSMYGKQSRIKLPSGLTEYNLNNNKTLMIPSRLNNGWHVVGMVPLKELTADSASIRSFTVWIVFGSILAAIGIGYFMTRRIGNPLVQLSRLMRRSEAGDLSVRSKNVGPSEIGQLGRSFNKMIEQIDLLIRRIAAEESEKKKAEIRALRYQINPHFLYNTLNSIRWMAKLNRTNDVDRSVTALVHLLEGSLERNGVFIRLGDELELLRKYMIIQNYRYDHPIELRIDCPEEMEDLHVPRMLLQPIVENAIFHGIAPLDEGGVIQIRITLQQQDVMVRIEDNGIGIKPERIKGLLSYEQDHSKHGMTHIGLRHVHQTVQLYYGSRYGVWVESTEGGGTRVTVTFAKQRGDDYVQSAARG; encoded by the coding sequence ATGCGGGGATACCGTCGTCTTCATTCGATCGTGATTCAACTGTTTTTGTTTTTTTTCATCGGCACAACACTCCCGGTTCTCATCATGGGTTTCCTTTCGTATCACAAATCGGCCTCGATCGTGGAGGAGCAGGTCAGTAAAGTGGCTTCCCTCACGATCACCCAAGTCAGCGACAAGCTGAACATGTTCTTCAAGAAACTGGACGACTCCTCGATGATGGTGCTGAACAGTAAAGTGGTTCACGGCATACTGGAGGATCAGGATATCAGTAAATACGACCTGACGTTGAAGGTGAAGGAGGGGAAGGACCTGCTGACGTCCATCATGATTAATTCGCCGGAGATCTTGGATGTATACGTGTTTGACGTGCAGCGGAACAATTCGGTCCTGAGCGCGGATTCCTTGATGTCCATCCCGGACCAGTGGGATTCGCCTTGGTATCGGGCGATATTGGAGGCGAACGGGCAGGCGGTATGGTTCGGCTTGTCGGATACCTCCTACCTGAAGCAAACGGGAATGGGATTTCCCGTGTTCGGGCTGGGCCGGGCAATCCGGAGCTGGGATACGGGGGAGATCGTCGGGGTGATGTTCATCGAAATTATGGGGGATGTCCTGATCGATGAATTAAACCATGTCCAATTCGGCGACACGGGGTATATGTACGTGGCGAATGACGAGAATCGCTACTTTTACCATCCCGATCCATCGATGTACGGGAAGCAGTCCAGGATCAAGCTGCCCTCGGGTTTGACGGAATACAACCTGAATAACAACAAAACGCTGATGATCCCCTCGCGCCTGAACAACGGCTGGCATGTGGTCGGCATGGTGCCGCTTAAGGAGCTGACGGCCGATTCCGCCAGCATCCGGAGTTTCACGGTCTGGATCGTATTCGGATCGATTCTGGCCGCGATCGGCATCGGATATTTCATGACGAGGAGAATCGGCAATCCGCTCGTTCAGCTGAGCCGCTTGATGCGCAGAAGCGAGGCGGGCGATTTATCGGTCCGCAGCAAGAACGTAGGTCCCAGCGAGATCGGTCAGCTGGGCCGAAGCTTCAACAAAATGATAGAGCAGATCGACCTGCTCATCAGGCGGATCGCCGCGGAGGAGTCCGAGAAGAAAAAAGCCGAAATCCGCGCGCTGCGGTATCAGATCAATCCCCATTTTCTCTACAATACGCTGAACTCGATCCGCTGGATGGCCAAGCTGAATCGAACGAATGACGTGGACCGATCGGTCACGGCCCTGGTTCATCTGCTGGAGGGGAGCCTGGAGCGCAACGGTGTGTTTATAAGGCTTGGAGATGAATTGGAGCTGCTTCGGAAATATATGATCATCCAGAATTACCGTTATGACCACCCAATCGAGCTGCGGATCGATTGCCCCGAGGAAATGGAGGACCTCCACGTTCCCCGGATGCTGCTGCAGCCGATCGTGGAGAATGCGATCTTTCACGGAATTGCCCCGCTTGATGAAGGGGGCGTCATTCAGATCCGGATAACATTGCAGCAGCAGGATGTCATGGTGCGGATCGAAGACAACGGAATCGGCATTAAGCCTGAACGGATCAAGGGACTGCTGTCGTATGAGCAGGATCATTCCAAGCATGGCATGACCCATATCGGCCTGCGTCATGTTCACCAAACGGTCCAGCTGTATTACGGCAGCAGGTACGGGGTATGGGTGGAAAGCACGGAAGGCGGAGGCACGAGGGTCACGGTCACGTTTGCGAAACAAAGGGGGGACGATTATGTACAGAGTGCTGCTCGTGGATGA
- a CDS encoding pirin family protein produces MNHQAVIQRDITEVRDVVLRRHSSIHASGPVIEFGNWSKADPFLGMMEDKFQAGSFDDHPHRGIETVTFVIDGTVEHYDSLSKGGVLGPGDVQWMTAGSGVIHNEVPSEGITAHVLQLWINLPREQKMTTPRYQNLKGPDMPIRQEDGAVVRVFSGSSGDVVSATENHVPVTMVEVLLEPGASIAQDLPGSYNGFIYILEGSGTFGGNGVNAAKSQVLWLGAGIDGKPSEIRAAAAEPLRFVLYAGEPLREPVAARGPFVMNTEEEVNEAFREYRTGTFLKF; encoded by the coding sequence ATGAATCACCAAGCGGTCATTCAGCGTGATATTACGGAAGTCCGGGATGTCGTTCTTCGGCGGCACAGCTCCATCCATGCCTCAGGACCCGTCATCGAATTTGGAAACTGGAGCAAAGCCGATCCGTTTCTCGGGATGATGGAGGACAAGTTCCAGGCCGGTTCATTCGACGACCATCCCCATCGGGGAATCGAAACCGTTACTTTTGTCATCGATGGAACCGTCGAACACTATGACAGCCTCTCCAAGGGCGGCGTGCTAGGGCCTGGAGACGTGCAGTGGATGACGGCGGGAAGCGGCGTCATCCACAACGAAGTGCCGTCAGAAGGCATAACGGCCCACGTCCTGCAGCTCTGGATCAATCTGCCCCGCGAGCAGAAGATGACGACTCCCCGCTACCAGAACCTGAAAGGCCCGGATATGCCGATCCGACAAGAGGATGGCGCGGTTGTGCGAGTCTTCTCCGGTTCTTCCGGCGATGTCGTATCCGCCACCGAAAATCATGTTCCGGTCACGATGGTCGAGGTGCTGCTGGAGCCCGGCGCTTCCATCGCGCAGGACCTGCCCGGCAGTTATAACGGCTTCATCTACATCCTTGAGGGCAGCGGAACCTTCGGAGGCAATGGCGTAAACGCGGCTAAAAGCCAGGTGTTGTGGCTGGGCGCTGGAATCGACGGAAAACCTAGCGAAATACGGGCAGCGGCTGCGGAGCCTCTTCGCTTTGTTCTGTACGCAGGCGAGCCGTTGCGGGAGCCCGTGGCGGCCCGCGGTCCCTTCGTCATGAACACGGAGGAAGAAGTGAACGAAGCCTTCCGCGAATATCGGACGGGTACGTTCTTGAAGTTCTGA